The following is a genomic window from Hymenobacter chitinivorans DSM 11115.
CCGCTACAGCGGGCAGCTGGCCGGGCAGTACTCGGCCGGGGGCGTCAGCCGCACCCTGTTCTCGACCTCCCACTCGGCCACCATTCTGCGGGGCCTGCACTTCGGGGCTCCCCTAACCGGCAGCTTCCTGTTTGGCAAGCAGGACAAGCTGCTCAAGGAGCGCGAATGGACCTTCAACGCAACGCCCTACTATTGGAAGGGCCGGTTCCGCTTCTACGGCATCGGGGGCTACGAGCGCAGCAACTTGCGGGGCATCACCAACCGGTATCAACTGGGCCTGGGGCCGGGCTGGGCCTTTTACGCCGACTCCCTGGGCCGGGAAGTGGCCGTCAGCAACCTGTTTCTGCGCGAAGCCACTTACTTTCAGAATGGCACCGAGCGGCTCGTTTCGCGCAGCTCCACCCGCCTCAAGCTGGTGTACTCCTACCGGGTTTTCTCGCTCAACTCGACCACCCTCTACCAGCCCAACCTGCGCAACGCGGCCGACTACCGCGCCACCCAGCTCACCACCCTGGCGTTGCGCTTCAGCCCCCGCTTCGCCCTGACCGGTACCTATACCTACACCTTCGAAAGCCGGGTGCTGGAAGGCAAGCCCACCGACAACACCAACGTGACGGTGGGCGTGGCCTTTAGCACGAAGTAAGCGGGGCGGGCCGCGGCCAACCTAGAGCGTGGGCCGCCGCAGGGTGGGCACGCTCTGCCACTGGGCCAGGGGCTTGCCCGTGGCATCAACGATGCTCAGCTCGGCCTTGTCGGCGTCGGGGCCAATGCCCACCAGGATGGAAAAGTTGCGGGTCGGGGTTTCACCCAGGTACTCGTTGGCCCCGTAGGAAACCTGGCTTTCGGTGTCTTCGGGCACTTCGGCGGCCAGCAGAAACCCGGGGTTCAGGTCGGCCACGCCTTCCTCGTGCTGCGGGCCGGTGCTGCCACCCACCGCGTCGGCCGCAAAGCGCAGGCTGGTATAATTCAAGCGGGTCAGGGTGAGGGTAATGGTTTGGGCGCCCTGCCGGCCGGTGTACACGACGGGTTTGCCGGCGGGTAAGTCCAGGGGAAACCGCACGGAGTCGTCCTGGCCCATGCGCAGCCACTGCCCGCGCACGGAGTAAGTGCCCGCCCCGCCCAGCCCGCGCAGGCCCTGCAAGAACTTGGGGGAAAGGTTAGCTGAGTCGGCCACCTGCGGCTTGGTAGCCGGAGCGGCCGGGCCGGGCGCCGGGCCCGCCGAATCAGCGGCGGCCACGGGTGGCGGGGCCGGTTGGGCGGCGGAGTTGTCGGCTTGCTTGGTCGAACAGGCCGCTAGCAGGGTGAGGCCGCAAATAGAGCCGTAAACGGCGAACGGGCGCAAAAAAAGAGACACGCGGAACGAATTAGATACAGCTAAAAAAGGGCCGGCCAACGGCTGGCTACGCCCGGATTGGGGCCGCAACTTACGGACAAACGGCCTGCTACCCCGCGGTGGGCCGCCCCGGCCCGGCCTACCGCAGGGGCGTGAAATGGTTCACCCCGTCGTGGAAGATGTATACCGGGTTGCCGCCGCCGTTGCGCACCTCGGTGGTTTCGTCCGTGTAGCCACTGCGGTGGTATACCACCACGACGCCGTTGGGCAGGCCCAGGTGGCGGGCAATAATATCCAGCACCCGCGGGGAGGCAAACAGCATCGTCCCCAGATTGGCGCCAATTTCGGCCCGGATAGCGACAATGGTCTGCACTGGCAGCGGCAGCGGCGTGCCATTGGCGCTGGCCACGGCGTTTATCAGGCAGTTATTCTGGTGGAGCAACCAGCTGTTGTCTACTTTCAGCGCCTGCTCCATTTCGCCGACCTGCTCATGACTCAGGGTTTGGATTTCGTCGGCGTCTTCCTCCTGCTCCTGCCGGGCCGGGGCCGATGCTGACGCGGTGTTGGGGTTGGGGTGCGGGGTGTTGCTCCTGATCAGGTTAAACGAATTGGGGTAGGCTTCGGCAATAACCCGCATGTGGTTTTCCCACAGCACCCCGGTGCGGCCCTTGCCGTCAAACATTCCCTTTATGGCCTCATCAATGCTCTCTTTGGTGCCGGTTCCGCTGGTTTCGAAGGCCAGCAGGCGGGCCCGGTAGGTACCCTCGCCTTTGCCGGTGGTATCGATTCGGTCCCGGGAAACGCCGGGAATCAGGTTGTAGAAGGAGAGAATAGCTTCAATAAACTGCTGCAAGCTTGACAAGTCGGCCGTAGTGGGCTTCAGGCCCCCCAACTGGTTCATTCGTTGCCAGGTATCTTTTATCAGCCCCTGGGCATTGTTGCCCAGGGGCTTGCCTTTTTGCGCGTTGTACAACTCCATTACCCGGTCGCTCAGCCCCTGCAAGGCGGCGTAGGCGTCGGGAATCGTATGGTTCCGAATGGCAGCCCGGACCCGGTCCAGGTGCGCGGCCCAGGCCGTGGAGTGCGCCCCCATGGTGCCCTTGAAGGGTGAGTCGGGCCGGCCGGCCGACAGCATCCCACTGATGCGGCCCGCGCCGTTGAGCATGACCTGAATCGACATGGAGTGCATGGCGCTGCTCAGGGTGGAAGTTTTGGAACTGTTGACGGCAAAACTCTCCGTGTCTTCCGTCTCCTCGTCTTTGTCTTCGGACTTAACCGGCGCGCTAATCTGCCCCAGGAAATTCTCAATGGGCCGGCCCGTAATAGCGGAGCCCAGCTCGCCCAGATTCTTCACGGGCCCGGGGCCGGCATAGCCCTCGGCCTTGGCCCGGCCAGCTTCCGCATTCTTGATCTGGTCCTGGATGGTATTCGACATGGCTTCCCCCTCTTTGTCAAAACTGAAGTGGGGCAGGGTTTCGTCTAAATTCCGGTACTGCTTGACCTGGGCTTCAAAGCCGAAGATATGGTTGGTGAACCGGCCGCCGGCCAGCTTGTTCAGCGTGTGCATTTCCGCAATTATCCGCATTAGCCCCGACTGGTTGGCGTACACGGCATTGAGCTTCTTGGCCCGGGCAATGACGATATTTTCGCCCGAGCTCAGGCCTTTGGCCCCGTAGTTAAAGTACTGGCTCAGGTTGTGAAATTCGGCGTTAAGCTGTTTGATAAAGCGGGTGGCATCGGCCATGAGGTACTCAAAGTCCAGATTAATGGAACTATCCATAGCCTTTATCAGATGATCCTCGCTCAGGCCGTCCTTGACCAGCGCAAACACCTCCGGATACAGCTGCCCGATACTCAGCTGGTGTTGCCGCCACATCATGGTCAGCCGCTCCAGGGGTTTCTCCACCCGAACCGGGGCTCCTTCTCTGCGGGTCCGGAAGTCGATGCCGCCGGTCATGCGGGCCAGCTGCCCATCGTTAACTTCCGAGGCGGCCATGCCGGCCGACTGAAAGTCGAACAGCCCGTAGATGGCCGCCACCACGTTGGCTTTATCCCACCCCCCTTTTTTGGCCCGGACCAGCTGTTCGGCGGCACTGAGCACCCCGGCCGGCCCCGATTCGCCGTGGCCCTTCCCCGATTTGCCCTTGCTTTTCTCCCCCACGTTTATCGTGCTGAAGGGAATCAGCTCCCGGGCTTCCAGGTAGGCCCCAATTGCCTCCTGCAGCAGGTGCATCTGCACCTGGGCATCCGGGGTAACGGAAGCACTGGCCAGGTTGGCCCGCAAACTGTTTTCGGCTTCGGTATAACGCTGGCGAATGGGCTGGTTATCGTCGTGGAGGACCAGGCTTTGGTAGCCGGGTAAGGCGCGCAGGTGGTCCGCCATGCCGTTCATGAAAACAATACCCTGGGCAATAGTCTGGCCCACCAGGTTGACGTTGAGTCCTTCCACGTGCACAATAAAGGCCGTGGTATGGTCGCCCATCGAGTTACCATATACCGCCGAGGGCCGGCCCCGCACCACCACCTGGCGGATAACCGGCGCCCCTTTTTCCCCGGCTTGGGTCCGAATCTGGGTGGCTAGGCGCTGCACCACCGTTTCGGAGTCTCCGCCGGGCCTTGCTTGCTCCCGCTGGCGGGTACCCGTGTGCTCGGGAGTGGTTTTGATGGTGGTTAGCCCGGTGGTGCGGCGCTGCACTACGGCTGAATATAACTGCCGCACGGCGGGCTGAGGACGTAGCGGCGCAACTTCCGGCGTCCAGGAGCTGCTCAGTTGCAGGGCCTGCTGGCCCATCACGTCGGCCTCGTGCTCCAGCCCAGCATCATCGTTCACTGCCACTTCGTTTGGGAGCTGCCTGGTGGGCTGCACGCGGCCCTGCTGTTGCTGGACCACGTGCCAGGCTTCGTGGGGCAGGTGCTGCTCCTGGCCGGGGGCGAGGTGAATGTCGGTGCCCTGGGCGTAGGCGTGGGCCTGCAGCTGGGCGGGCTGGCTGGAATTATAATGCACCCGCACCTCGTCCAGGGAGTGACCCGACAGGCTTTCCACCCCCGCCTTGAGCTCGTCGGGCAGGCCCGTGCGGTTGGCCTTCTGCTGTATGGGCGCCGCGGTACCGGGAAGGGGCCGCGTCTGGGTGGCGTAGGTATCGGCCTGGGCCTGCAAAGCCCGCAGCTGCCTTACCTTCGGGCTAGCGTTGGCCATTTCCTGCAGCCCGCCCACCTGCGGCCCCGGCACTCCGACCGGCCCGCTAGTGGGCAGTTTGCGCTGGGCCACGGGCGCGGGCCGGGCCCCAAGGCCCGTCGTCGCGGGAGCGGCAAGAGCCGACGGTGGAAGTAAATCAGCAGCGGCGGCCGGGCCGGGAGTTGCAGCTTTAAAGGCGGGCGTGGGCATAACCGGAGAATAGAAGAAGCCAGCGGGGAAGGCCAGCATAGATATTAGGCCTGGAATATAGTATAAATGAGAAGCATAGCAGTGCTTTCCGCCGGGAACTGGCTCGGTAGAACGGAGCTTCCCGGGACAATACTGCCTAAGCCGCGCCATAATTTTGGCGCGGCTATTAAACTATTTCCGTTGTTGCTCTTCTAACCCACCACAGCCCCGCCGCTCCTAACCCGCTCCCCTGCTTGGAAGACCAGGAAATCCTCGCCAAGTTCGCCGACCCCGCTGCCCGTAACGTGGCCTTTAATCAGCTGGTGCGCAAGTACCAGTCGAAGATTTATTGGCACGTGCGCAAAATGGTTATCGACCACGCCGATGCCGACGACCTGACCCAGGACGTGTTTGTGAAGGTGTGGAACCACCTGGGCAACTTCCGCCAGGATGCCTCGCTCTACACCTGGATTTACCGCATTGCCACCAACGAGTGCCTGAACTTCCTGTCGTCGAAACGGCGCAAGTTTTTTCTGCCCCTCAACGATGTGGCGGCCGAGCTGACCCAAAAAGTAGAGGCCGACCCCGGCCTGGCCGGCGACGAAATCGAGCTGCGCCTGCAAAAAGCCATTCTGCGCCTGCCCGACAAGCAGCGGCTGGTGTTCAACATGAAGTACTACGACGAAATAACCTACGAGCAGATGGCCGACATAACCGGTACCAGCGTAGGGGCGCTAAAGGCTTCGTACCACCACGCCGTCAAGAAAATTGAACAATACGTCAACGAAGAGTCCCACCACGATTAAACCCCGCGGCCCGGGCCGCATCTAAGCTATATGAACACTCCCTTTCGTCTGGATGACCATCAGCGGCGCGCCCAGCCCCTGGCTCCGCCGCCAGCCGACTACTTCGAGCGGCTGCCCCGCCGGATTATGGCCCGGGTGCAGCCCGAAGCCCCGCGCGAGTCGGCCCTGCTGGGCTGGCTGGCGGCCCTTTCCGGGCCCGTGCGTACGGCCCTGGCTTCGGCCGTGGTGCTGGGGGGCTTTGCCACCAGCTTTTTCCTGAGCCAGCCCGCCGCCGGACCTGCTACTTCGGCGCCGGTAGCAGCCTTGGAAGCAGTGCCCCAAACCGAGATGGTGCAGTACCTGCTGGCCGCCGACTCCCGCCTCACCCTCACCGACCTGGCCGAGCTGCCCGCCACCGACCGGAGCCTGACCGACAGCTTCCTGCAAGCCTCCCCCGATGAGCTGCAAGATGCCCTGGACGCCCAGCCCGCCGACGATACCTACCTGTAATCCTTATTTTTGCCGCTGCTTTGTCCTTCTCTCCCATGAAATATCTTCTCCGCGGCGCCCTGGCCGTGCTTCTGCTCCTGGTTTTGCACGCGCCGAGCCTGGCCCAGGGTGGCCGTCGTCAGGGCCCGGGTGGCCGCCTGAGTCAGCTGGAAAACGCCAAAATTGCCTACCTGACCGACAAGATTTCCCTGACCCAGGACCAGGCCCAGCGCTTCTGGCCGCTCTACAACGAGTTTTCGGACAAGCGCCGCGACGTGGCCCGCCGCATGCGGCAGCTACGCACCGAAAACCCCGATGGCCTCTCCGACCAGCAAATCAAGGACAACCTGACCCAGGCCCTGGCGTTGCGCCAGAGTGAGGTAAACCTGGAAAAGGAATACTTCGATAAATTCCAGAAGGTGCTGACCATCCGCCAGGTGGGCAAGCTCTTCATTGCCGAGCGCGACTTCACCAAGGAAGTACTCAAGCGCGTGGCCGACCGGCGCGGCGGCGCGGCCGGGGGCGCGGGGCAGTTTGCCAGTCCACCCGAGGACAACTAGCTTTTTTTCCGCACTCTCTATTGCATCAAACAGGCTGCCTAGTGCAGCCTGTTTTGGTTTTCGGTGGTTGTAAGAGGCCGGACGAGGATGATTCCGGCGGGCGCTTGCCACGCGCCCCTGCTATCTTTGCGGGCTCAATCTGACTTACCATGCTTACTCCGCGCCAGCTGTTTCTGCGCCACCAGGCCCAAACGTCCGACTTTCCGCTCCTGCTCGAAATTGAGCGGGCCGAGGGCGTGTACATGTACGACACGGCCGGCCGCCGCATCCTGGATTTGATTTCGGGCATCGGGGTCAGCAACGTGGGCCACCGCCACCCGCGCGTGCTGCAGGCCATTCAAAACCAGCTCGATAAATACCTGCACCTGATGGTGTACGGCGAACTGGTGCAGGCTCCGCCGGCCGAGCTAGCCTACGCCCTGCACCAAACCCTGCCCGCGCACCTCGACAGCGTGTACTTCACCAATTCCGGGGCCGAGGCCA
Proteins encoded in this region:
- a CDS encoding DUF481 domain-containing protein — translated: MTFRYLLLPAVLLGAFRPARAQQADTTLIRYSGQLAGQYSAGGVSRTLFSTSHSATILRGLHFGAPLTGSFLFGKQDKLLKEREWTFNATPYYWKGRFRFYGIGGYERSNLRGITNRYQLGLGPGWAFYADSLGREVAVSNLFLREATYFQNGTERLVSRSSTRLKLVYSYRVFSLNSTTLYQPNLRNAADYRATQLTTLALRFSPRFALTGTYTYTFESRVLEGKPTDNTNVTVGVAFSTK
- a CDS encoding eCIS core domain-containing protein — protein: MPTPAFKAATPGPAAAADLLPPSALAAPATTGLGARPAPVAQRKLPTSGPVGVPGPQVGGLQEMANASPKVRQLRALQAQADTYATQTRPLPGTAAPIQQKANRTGLPDELKAGVESLSGHSLDEVRVHYNSSQPAQLQAHAYAQGTDIHLAPGQEQHLPHEAWHVVQQQQGRVQPTRQLPNEVAVNDDAGLEHEADVMGQQALQLSSSWTPEVAPLRPQPAVRQLYSAVVQRRTTGLTTIKTTPEHTGTRQREQARPGGDSETVVQRLATQIRTQAGEKGAPVIRQVVVRGRPSAVYGNSMGDHTTAFIVHVEGLNVNLVGQTIAQGIVFMNGMADHLRALPGYQSLVLHDDNQPIRQRYTEAENSLRANLASASVTPDAQVQMHLLQEAIGAYLEARELIPFSTINVGEKSKGKSGKGHGESGPAGVLSAAEQLVRAKKGGWDKANVVAAIYGLFDFQSAGMAASEVNDGQLARMTGGIDFRTRREGAPVRVEKPLERLTMMWRQHQLSIGQLYPEVFALVKDGLSEDHLIKAMDSSINLDFEYLMADATRFIKQLNAEFHNLSQYFNYGAKGLSSGENIVIARAKKLNAVYANQSGLMRIIAEMHTLNKLAGGRFTNHIFGFEAQVKQYRNLDETLPHFSFDKEGEAMSNTIQDQIKNAEAGRAKAEGYAGPGPVKNLGELGSAITGRPIENFLGQISAPVKSEDKDEETEDTESFAVNSSKTSTLSSAMHSMSIQVMLNGAGRISGMLSAGRPDSPFKGTMGAHSTAWAAHLDRVRAAIRNHTIPDAYAALQGLSDRVMELYNAQKGKPLGNNAQGLIKDTWQRMNQLGGLKPTTADLSSLQQFIEAILSFYNLIPGVSRDRIDTTGKGEGTYRARLLAFETSGTGTKESIDEAIKGMFDGKGRTGVLWENHMRVIAEAYPNSFNLIRSNTPHPNPNTASASAPARQEQEEDADEIQTLSHEQVGEMEQALKVDNSWLLHQNNCLINAVASANGTPLPLPVQTIVAIRAEIGANLGTMLFASPRVLDIIARHLGLPNGVVVVYHRSGYTDETTEVRNGGGNPVYIFHDGVNHFTPLR
- a CDS encoding RNA polymerase sigma factor: MEDQEILAKFADPAARNVAFNQLVRKYQSKIYWHVRKMVIDHADADDLTQDVFVKVWNHLGNFRQDASLYTWIYRIATNECLNFLSSKRRKFFLPLNDVAAELTQKVEADPGLAGDEIELRLQKAILRLPDKQRLVFNMKYYDEITYEQMADITGTSVGALKASYHHAVKKIEQYVNEESHHD
- a CDS encoding periplasmic heavy metal sensor; the protein is MKYLLRGALAVLLLLVLHAPSLAQGGRRQGPGGRLSQLENAKIAYLTDKISLTQDQAQRFWPLYNEFSDKRRDVARRMRQLRTENPDGLSDQQIKDNLTQALALRQSEVNLEKEYFDKFQKVLTIRQVGKLFIAERDFTKEVLKRVADRRGGAAGGAGQFASPPEDN